ATAATATTTTGAGATTACAACTTTACAATAACAGTATAATATTATTCGTCATGGCAAAAATTTTAGAGATATCAGAACTTGGTCACCCGGTGTTAAGAAAAAGGGCTCAAGAAATAGAAAACATAAGAGATGAAGAGCTTCAAAATTTTATAGATGACTTGATTGAAACCTGCACTGATTCTAATGGCGTTGGGATCGCGGCTCCTCAAGTTTATGAATCCAAGCGCATTTTTATCATCTCCTCTAAGCCAAATACTCGTTATCCTAATGCTCAAGAAATGGGTCCAATTGCACTGATAAACCCTGAGATAATCTCTCGTTCAGATGAGCTTGAGAAGGACTGGGAGGGATGTCTTAGTATTCCAGGGATAAGAGGGCTTGTACCTCGGCATAAAACAATTAAAGTAAAATACCAAACCAGAGACGGCGATCATGTAGAAGATGAACTCTCTGATTTTATTGCAAGAATCTTTCAGCACGAGCTCGATCACTTAGATGGAATAGTATTTTTAGACAGAATGGAATCAAACAGTGAGATTATTACAGAAAAGCAATACCAAAAACTTATGACTAAACTCCTGGAGGATATAGATCTTGAAGAAAAGGGCTGAGATACTAAGTGAATTTAATCTGGCCAAGATACTAATAGCAATCATGATTATCACATTTCACTCACACAGTATGGCGCAGCAAGAGGAGCATCATGACTCCATATTTCAGGCCTCGGTGTTTGAAGCACTAATAGAGGGAGTATATGAAGGCGACCTAACATACGGCGAGCTGAAAAAACACGGCGACTTCGGGCTTGGAACATTTAACAGATTAGACGGAGAGATGGTCGCTCTTGACGGGGTATTCTACAGAATCGACTCTGAAGGCAATGTATTTGTAGTCGACGATTCTCTTAAATCACCCTTTGCAGTGGTTACTTTTTTTGATGTAAATCAGACTCTTACTCCGAAAAAAGCGCTTAATTGTGAAGAGCTTCAAAAATATATAAAAGAGGCTTTGCCATTGGACAACATTTTCTATGCGCTCAAAGTTAGCGGCGAATTTGAATACATGAAAACTAGAAGCGTTCACGCTCAGCATAAGCCCTACCCCCCAATAAGCTATGCAGTAGAAACTCAGTCTGAATTTGATCTGGGGAGCATCAAAGGAACCATCGTTGGATTCTGGATGCCGACATATATCGGAGGCTTGAGCCAGTCCGGTTTTCATTTTCACTTTATAGCCGATGATAAGAAATCCGGCGGCCATGTGCTAGAGTGTAAAAC
The genomic region above belongs to Thermodesulfobacteriota bacterium and contains:
- the budA gene encoding acetolactate decarboxylase — protein: MKKRAEILSEFNLAKILIAIMIITFHSHSMAQQEEHHDSIFQASVFEALIEGVYEGDLTYGELKKHGDFGLGTFNRLDGEMVALDGVFYRIDSEGNVFVVDDSLKSPFAVVTFFDVNQTLTPKKALNCEELQKYIKEALPLDNIFYALKVSGEFEYMKTRSVHAQHKPYPPISYAVETQSEFDLGSIKGTIVGFWMPTYIGGLSQSGFHFHFIADDKKSGGHVLECKTKNVTVEIDHIRDFELDLSDTQEFNDLDLENKP
- the def gene encoding peptide deformylase, with the translated sequence MAKILEISELGHPVLRKRAQEIENIRDEELQNFIDDLIETCTDSNGVGIAAPQVYESKRIFIISSKPNTRYPNAQEMGPIALINPEIISRSDELEKDWEGCLSIPGIRGLVPRHKTIKVKYQTRDGDHVEDELSDFIARIFQHELDHLDGIVFLDRMESNSEIITEKQYQKLMTKLLEDIDLEEKG